A genomic region of Fodinisporobacter ferrooxydans contains the following coding sequences:
- a CDS encoding glutamate synthase-related protein: MIEARNYHLPTEHDACGIVACVQKNGTPSPDNVDKILEALIKMSHRAGFVDGEGDGCGILMDIPRRLWAKRLTRQGIPGSLADDARFFIGHLFIRPVDGQMPEDQAQIVRNLLQAAGGEILLEQTGHVNSDALGPQGRADEPVFWQIAGLMRTAENDDIAKVLFELHIQIEKETSYHVASLNKETVVYKVRGSAPALREYYLDLQSKDCRSAIAIGHNRYSTNTSTVFERVQPFTLLGHNGEINTIKKLREETEMIGIPLVEGGSDSQDLNRSLEGLIHRYGCSLFEAMEMMFPPIVNEIKQFQPDLQDLYMFYRSVWGPFAQGPAGIVSRYGDHCLFGVDALGLRPLWCVETEQSIFFSSEQGIVPMEEMICEPKSLAPGEKIGVFVHRNQFAEVIPYHALQRRVLEAAKQKYNFADFRRSIGFGTSSVAMRDDAGDLGVPKAKLDRNVRNRMMAALAFDAEDLKILEHQMNTGAEPIQSLGYDGPLAALSRERQNIADYFKETVAVVTNPAIDREREIEHFSTRVVLGPRPHIMPGKAPKKRRVELQTPLLLGGHSGWSGIEGDVYRSIAHKLGSYLFEDLLNEFQVGPYSVYELYSVFRPEEETIPQALERLQKEAVEAVVAGSHLLVIDDCHAFTDGLHWLDPHLVVSAVDLALKYHAVPANAENLRRRVSIVLRSAGIRNLHDIVIAIGLGADAVNPYMLWEIVSEDGNIKGIENAYSAYQKGLEKVISTIGIHELRGYDRLFSSIGLREELARMLGAPNFYGSKHAGMGFEELLKDAMDRYQIASGSEKGKLVRPFRYYPRVWKAAGDIANGNESAYQEFFEKLIELEKQTPISLRHALDIKESETPIDPADVDLTIGMHSLPFLISSMSFGSQSETAFRAYAEAAFRLNMISLNGEGGEIKDMLGKYPNHRGHQIASGRFGVNVELCNSSNLLEIKIGQGAKPGEGGHLPGSKVSVKVAAARNAQPGIDLISPSNNHDIYSIEDLAQMIDELKTINPNARVSVKVPVVPNIGTIAVGIAKAGADIITLSGYDGGTGAARSHALKHVGLPVEIGVAAAHRELIEAGLRDSVEIWCDGGLKTGIDVLKMILLGANRAGFGTMAMVAVGCTSCRGCHKDTCHVGIATQMDLHEAKEKGLKSFVPREFDLAVSNLMNFFDTLGEELKAQAAKLGAHRLQDLVGRVDLLQQAREFDRIDLADMLQQHQQWQADRFVIPSVRISSVGKDSLTEKLAAEAVLEVAAGSESVAHQVSNVSSHDRVLGTFLSGSIVRAKYQGQFASFEKANVKFDKGSIAGNGFAAYNGTGLHLRVEGGAQDGVGKTSFGGKVIILKGKNKYGQRLNGSVGKGLGYGAQRGLFIVQGNADSRAGIRLSGADMIFGGQLAAPVQDQFGMIGARANIKGFAFEYMTNGRAIVLGDPGPWICSGMTGGTVYLRLQPELGLDVEALRRRIAKGAKVTLQPLDIQGKRDVVELLTVYKNELVKSGQTVEADMVQTLMEQSDHHFMMIKPGMLQTDQDIATE, encoded by the coding sequence ATGATAGAGGCTCGTAATTACCATTTGCCGACAGAGCATGACGCTTGCGGAATTGTGGCTTGTGTTCAAAAAAACGGTACCCCGTCACCGGATAATGTTGACAAAATTCTCGAAGCGTTGATCAAAATGTCGCACAGGGCGGGATTTGTTGACGGTGAAGGCGATGGCTGCGGAATTCTTATGGATATTCCCCGCAGACTTTGGGCGAAGCGTTTGACAAGACAAGGGATTCCAGGATCTTTGGCAGATGATGCGCGATTTTTTATCGGCCATTTGTTTATACGTCCGGTTGATGGCCAAATGCCGGAAGATCAAGCTCAAATCGTTCGCAATCTTTTGCAGGCTGCCGGCGGCGAAATTTTGTTGGAACAGACGGGACATGTCAATTCGGATGCACTAGGTCCGCAGGGACGGGCGGATGAACCGGTATTCTGGCAAATTGCCGGTCTTATGCGCACAGCCGAAAACGATGATATAGCAAAAGTATTGTTTGAGCTGCATATTCAAATCGAAAAAGAAACGTCCTACCATGTAGCTTCTTTAAATAAAGAGACGGTTGTCTATAAGGTTCGCGGTTCTGCCCCGGCGCTGCGGGAATATTATTTGGATCTGCAGTCAAAGGATTGCCGTTCGGCGATTGCGATTGGGCATAACCGGTATTCGACGAATACCTCTACCGTTTTTGAACGCGTTCAACCGTTTACTTTGCTTGGACATAACGGCGAGATCAACACGATCAAAAAACTTCGGGAAGAGACGGAAATGATCGGGATTCCATTAGTAGAGGGCGGAAGTGATTCCCAAGACTTAAACCGGAGTTTGGAGGGGCTCATTCATCGCTATGGATGTTCCCTTTTTGAAGCAATGGAAATGATGTTTCCGCCGATCGTAAACGAGATCAAGCAGTTCCAACCGGACCTGCAGGATCTCTATATGTTCTATCGCTCCGTTTGGGGCCCATTTGCCCAAGGTCCCGCCGGGATTGTATCCCGCTATGGCGATCATTGTTTGTTTGGCGTGGATGCTTTGGGATTGCGGCCGCTTTGGTGTGTAGAAACGGAACAATCCATATTCTTTTCCTCCGAACAAGGCATCGTTCCGATGGAAGAGATGATCTGCGAGCCGAAGTCGCTGGCGCCGGGCGAAAAAATCGGCGTGTTCGTGCACCGGAATCAATTTGCAGAAGTTATTCCCTATCATGCTTTGCAGCGAAGAGTATTGGAAGCGGCGAAGCAAAAATACAATTTTGCAGATTTCCGCCGCTCCATTGGATTTGGCACTTCCTCGGTTGCTATGCGGGATGATGCAGGCGATTTGGGCGTACCAAAAGCAAAGTTGGATCGGAATGTACGCAATCGCATGATGGCCGCTTTGGCGTTTGATGCAGAAGATCTGAAAATTTTGGAGCATCAAATGAATACAGGTGCGGAGCCGATCCAGTCTCTTGGCTATGACGGGCCGCTCGCCGCATTATCGAGGGAGCGTCAGAATATTGCGGATTACTTCAAAGAGACGGTTGCTGTCGTTACGAATCCGGCGATTGATCGGGAACGGGAAATCGAACACTTTTCTACACGTGTGGTATTGGGTCCTCGTCCGCATATTATGCCTGGCAAAGCGCCCAAGAAGCGTCGGGTCGAATTGCAAACGCCGCTCTTGCTTGGCGGGCATAGCGGCTGGTCCGGCATCGAAGGGGATGTATACCGCTCGATTGCGCACAAACTCGGGAGTTATCTGTTTGAGGATTTGTTAAATGAATTTCAGGTAGGCCCTTATTCCGTCTATGAGTTGTATTCCGTATTCCGTCCGGAAGAAGAAACCATTCCACAAGCGCTGGAACGGTTGCAAAAAGAAGCCGTGGAAGCAGTGGTTGCCGGCTCCCATTTGCTCGTAATCGATGATTGCCATGCATTTACAGACGGGCTGCATTGGCTGGATCCCCATCTGGTGGTATCCGCTGTGGATCTCGCGTTAAAATATCACGCTGTGCCGGCAAATGCCGAGAATCTTCGCCGGCGTGTAAGCATCGTGTTACGTTCTGCCGGCATCCGCAATTTACACGATATTGTCATTGCAATCGGCCTTGGAGCAGATGCGGTTAATCCATACATGCTTTGGGAGATCGTCAGTGAGGATGGGAATATCAAGGGGATAGAAAATGCGTATTCCGCGTATCAAAAAGGGTTGGAAAAAGTGATTTCCACCATCGGAATTCACGAGTTGCGCGGATACGATCGTTTGTTCTCGTCGATCGGTTTGCGGGAAGAGTTGGCCCGAATGCTGGGGGCGCCGAATTTTTACGGTTCCAAACATGCAGGAATGGGATTTGAAGAGCTGCTCAAAGATGCCATGGACCGCTATCAAATTGCCAGTGGTTCAGAAAAAGGAAAACTGGTGCGTCCTTTCCGCTATTATCCGCGGGTTTGGAAAGCGGCCGGCGACATTGCAAATGGAAATGAATCTGCGTATCAGGAGTTTTTTGAAAAATTAATCGAGCTCGAAAAGCAAACGCCTATTTCACTGCGGCATGCATTAGATATCAAGGAAAGTGAAACGCCAATCGATCCGGCAGATGTTGATCTTACGATCGGGATGCATTCACTGCCGTTTTTGATCAGCTCCATGTCCTTTGGTTCGCAAAGTGAGACGGCATTCCGGGCATATGCGGAAGCTGCATTCCGTTTGAATATGATTTCCCTAAACGGAGAAGGCGGGGAAATCAAAGATATGCTCGGCAAATATCCGAATCATCGGGGACATCAGATTGCTTCCGGACGTTTCGGCGTCAATGTAGAGCTGTGCAATTCTTCCAATCTGTTGGAAATCAAGATTGGTCAAGGTGCAAAACCTGGAGAAGGCGGACACCTGCCAGGATCTAAAGTTTCTGTAAAAGTGGCGGCAGCGCGGAATGCACAGCCGGGAATCGACCTGATCTCACCATCGAATAACCACGATATTTATTCGATTGAAGATCTCGCGCAAATGATTGACGAGCTGAAAACAATCAATCCGAATGCACGCGTATCCGTGAAAGTCCCTGTTGTGCCGAATATTGGAACGATCGCAGTGGGTATCGCAAAAGCGGGTGCGGATATCATCACATTGAGCGGTTATGATGGCGGAACAGGCGCGGCGCGTTCACATGCGCTCAAACATGTGGGCTTGCCTGTAGAAATCGGCGTTGCAGCAGCACATCGGGAATTGATTGAAGCAGGTTTGCGGGATTCTGTCGAGATTTGGTGTGACGGCGGATTGAAGACAGGCATTGATGTGCTGAAAATGATTTTGCTTGGAGCCAATCGTGCAGGCTTTGGTACGATGGCAATGGTGGCAGTCGGCTGTACCAGTTGTCGCGGCTGCCACAAAGACACATGCCATGTGGGAATCGCGACGCAAATGGATCTGCATGAGGCCAAAGAAAAAGGTTTGAAAAGCTTTGTGCCAAGGGAATTCGACCTTGCTGTCTCGAACCTCATGAATTTCTTCGATACGTTAGGTGAGGAATTGAAAGCCCAGGCGGCAAAACTCGGCGCGCATCGTTTGCAGGATTTGGTTGGACGTGTGGATTTGCTGCAGCAAGCTCGTGAATTCGATCGAATCGATTTGGCGGATATGCTGCAACAACACCAGCAATGGCAGGCGGACAGATTTGTCATACCATCTGTACGAATCAGCAGCGTCGGGAAAGATTCGCTGACAGAAAAATTGGCGGCGGAAGCAGTGTTGGAAGTGGCTGCCGGCAGCGAATCGGTCGCTCACCAGGTCAGCAATGTTTCCAGCCATGATCGGGTATTAGGCACATTTTTATCCGGATCGATCGTTCGCGCAAAATATCAAGGCCAGTTTGCATCCTTCGAAAAAGCCAATGTGAAATTTGACAAAGGATCGATTGCCGGCAACGGTTTTGCGGCATATAACGGAACAGGCTTGCATTTACGGGTCGAAGGCGGCGCCCAAGATGGCGTCGGTAAAACGTCATTTGGCGGCAAAGTGATCATTTTGAAAGGGAAAAATAAATATGGCCAGCGTCTAAATGGGTCTGTCGGCAAGGGACTGGGATATGGCGCGCAACGAGGCCTCTTTATCGTTCAGGGAAATGCCGATTCCCGTGCGGGGATACGCCTTTCCGGCGCCGATATGATCTTCGGCGGACAATTGGCGGCGCCGGTGCAAGATCAGTTTGGGATGATCGGAGCACGCGCCAATATTAAAGGTTTTGCATTTGAATATATGACAAATGGCCGCGCAATCGTCTTGGGTGATCCAGGTCCGTGGATTTGTTCCGGCATGACGGGCGGTACCGTGTATTTGCGGCTTCAACCCGAGCTGGGCCTTGATGTAGAAGCATTGCGCAGGCGGATTGCAAAAGGTGCCAAAGTCACGCTGCAGCCTCTGGATATTCAAGGGAAACGGGATGTAGTGGAACTTCTGACCGTGTACAAGAACGAATTGGTAAAAAGCGGGCAAACAGTAGAAGCAGACATGGTACAAACATTGATGGAACAATCGGATCATCACTTTATGATGATCAAGCCAGGAATGCTGCAAACAGATCAAGACATTGCGACAGAATGA
- a CDS encoding S1C family serine protease: MCQFVSIGNPLGLDHSVTVGIVSAKERPITIGDRHYPRLIQTDAAINRGNSGGPLINLRGEVIGVNTAVSQSSQGIGFAISIDVVRKAVAEMMKRI, from the coding sequence TTGTGTCAATTTGTTTCAATCGGGAATCCATTAGGATTGGATCACTCGGTAACCGTTGGTATCGTCAGTGCAAAGGAACGCCCGATTACGATCGGCGATCGGCATTATCCCCGTTTGATCCAGACAGATGCGGCGATTAATCGAGGGAACAGCGGAGGTCCCCTCATCAATTTGCGCGGGGAAGTGATCGGTGTCAACACGGCCGTCAGCCAGAGTTCCCAAGGAATTGGATTTGCCATTTCCATCGATGTTGTGCGAAAAGCGGTTGCCGAAATGATGAAACGCATATAG
- a CDS encoding recombinase family protein — protein MPICAIYARVSDEMQTKGESVDHQISFMREFARRRSEESGENWLTPDDLVYRDDGITGTSMLKRPNVLQMIEDAKCKRFDIVLFKGISRFARNTVDALLMLQTLKICGVRIISFEENFDSQRDHTELIFTMHSAVAQYESEKTGIRVRIGNFEKARSGKWCGAVPEGYALDPDTKRLIPDPSRSWLIQFIFSEYLKGKGFWTIASELNRQGILTKRGAHYTAKRIREIITNRVYVGDVIYGRREQKLAFAHEQDLLTRKRRTVVTDNEANLAICTNAHTAIVSKENFQRANSLIAERRTKQGRRGREHILSKGILHCACGARMRVKVNHRDVAYYYCSHRTLPGAGKCKQKSIRAEWLEQSVLQHIRTEIMDRLQAGTYRSFLQIKNPVQILEQQLQTIQTQLEREKQKATLLLERWMEEKISEDQFAQMNQIVTGQIQGLHQTYVGTQRKLRSLKDSSDERLQDVLHTFEQLLRNSTPDKAQTRELLRNLVHSIHILERSETTIKLSIFYRFKN, from the coding sequence ATGCCGATCTGTGCCATTTATGCACGAGTGAGTGATGAGATGCAAACAAAAGGAGAGTCGGTCGATCACCAAATCAGTTTTATGCGGGAATTTGCCAGACGCCGTTCCGAAGAATCGGGTGAAAATTGGCTGACTCCGGACGATTTGGTGTATCGGGATGACGGGATCACCGGTACGAGCATGTTGAAACGGCCCAATGTGTTGCAGATGATTGAAGATGCAAAGTGCAAGCGCTTTGATATTGTTTTGTTTAAAGGAATCAGCCGCTTTGCCCGCAATACAGTGGACGCGCTTTTGATGTTGCAGACCCTGAAAATCTGCGGAGTACGAATCATCAGTTTTGAAGAAAATTTTGACTCGCAACGGGATCATACAGAACTTATTTTTACGATGCACTCTGCAGTTGCGCAATATGAATCGGAAAAAACAGGCATCCGTGTACGGATCGGAAATTTTGAAAAAGCGCGTTCCGGTAAATGGTGTGGTGCCGTTCCGGAAGGATATGCCCTTGATCCGGATACAAAGCGATTGATCCCCGATCCTTCGCGAAGCTGGCTGATTCAGTTCATTTTTTCCGAATACTTGAAGGGAAAAGGGTTTTGGACGATTGCTTCCGAGCTCAATCGGCAAGGAATTTTGACAAAGCGCGGGGCTCATTATACGGCAAAGAGAATTCGTGAAATCATTACAAACCGTGTGTATGTCGGGGATGTGATCTATGGAAGGCGGGAGCAAAAACTAGCTTTCGCACATGAGCAAGATTTGCTGACGCGAAAAAGACGCACCGTTGTAACAGACAATGAAGCGAATTTGGCGATCTGTACAAATGCGCACACGGCAATTGTATCAAAAGAGAACTTTCAGCGAGCCAATTCCCTGATTGCAGAACGGCGAACCAAGCAGGGGAGGCGTGGCCGCGAGCATATCTTGTCAAAAGGAATTCTCCACTGTGCATGTGGTGCGCGCATGCGTGTAAAAGTCAACCATCGGGATGTGGCCTATTATTATTGCAGTCATCGCACTCTTCCCGGTGCGGGCAAATGCAAACAAAAGTCAATTCGCGCAGAATGGCTGGAACAATCGGTTTTGCAGCACATTCGCACAGAAATCATGGACCGATTGCAGGCGGGCACGTACCGTTCGTTCTTGCAAATCAAAAATCCCGTTCAAATTCTGGAACAACAATTGCAAACGATCCAGACTCAGTTGGAACGGGAAAAACAGAAAGCAACGCTGTTGTTGGAACGTTGGATGGAAGAGAAAATTTCGGAAGATCAGTTTGCACAAATGAATCAAATCGTAACCGGGCAAATTCAAGGATTACATCAAACATATGTCGGCACACAAAGAAAATTGCGAAGTCTGAAAGATTCCTCTGATGAACGACTGCAAGACGTTTTGCACACATTTGAACAACTGCTCCGCAATTCCACACCTGATAAAGCACAAACCAGAGAACTTCTTCGAAATCTCGTACATTCGATTCATATTCTGGAACGCAGCGAGACGACTATAAAACTATCGATTTTCTATCGATTTAAAAATTGA
- a CDS encoding tRNA (mnm(5)s(2)U34)-methyltransferase encodes MNPLILQPILHFTHTLVRQAFAQAPKDVPRFAIDVTVGNGHDTVFLAEHVGSKGCVVGCDVQTQALYTTTAVLQQKKISSRVQLHQISHDCLHTLLDPSWQGQVTAIMGNLGYLPRSDKSILTRAETTIPMIETLLPYLRQHGIMAMVAYLGHEGGQAEADAVNDYVKRLPMAEYRVLSYTFVNPSGVPPVLYAIEKV; translated from the coding sequence ATGAACCCCTTGATCTTGCAGCCGATCCTACATTTCACACATACTCTGGTACGGCAGGCATTTGCACAGGCACCAAAGGATGTACCGCGGTTTGCCATCGATGTTACGGTCGGCAACGGGCATGATACGGTTTTTTTGGCAGAACATGTAGGATCAAAGGGATGTGTAGTCGGCTGTGATGTGCAAACGCAAGCGTTATATACAACAACTGCCGTATTGCAGCAAAAAAAAATATCTTCCCGTGTCCAATTGCATCAGATTTCCCACGATTGTCTGCACACGTTGCTCGATCCATCTTGGCAGGGACAAGTCACGGCAATTATGGGCAATCTGGGATATTTGCCCCGCAGCGATAAATCGATCCTGACGCGTGCGGAGACGACAATTCCCATGATTGAGACATTGCTTCCGTATTTGCGGCAACATGGAATCATGGCGATGGTAGCGTATCTGGGCCACGAGGGCGGACAAGCAGAGGCTGACGCAGTAAACGATTATGTGAAACGGTTGCCGATGGCAGAATATCGCGTTCTCTCGTATACATTTGTCAATCCATCCGGCGTTCCTCCTGTTCTTTATGCTATAGAAAAGGTTTGA
- a CDS encoding TIGR01212 family radical SAM protein (This family includes YhcC from E. coli K-12, an uncharacterized radical SAM protein.) has protein sequence MNLWGDKRYHTWNFDLRKQFGGKVFKVPLDAGFTCPNRDGTVAFGGCTFCSARGSGDFAGSRRRNLVQQFEDVRGTLHKKWPKAKYIAYFQAFSNTYAPVEELREMYEAVLALPDVIGISIATRPDCLPGDVLDLLAELHTRTFLIVELGLQTVHEQTSKRINRAHDTPTFLAGLFELKKRGIQTCTHMIYGLPGETDEMMMQTAEIVAMLPTEGVKLHLLHVLHGTPLANEYIEGKFELLTKERYIQLICDTLEILPPAMAIHRLTGDGPPETLLGPFWSRKKWEVLNGIDEELKRRDSWQGKFYNGICRDHPKDWGDVDFHAVQASIGGGLRAKYPVFVPHGVAHRFQNAMKGDLT, from the coding sequence ATGAACCTATGGGGCGATAAACGATATCACACATGGAATTTTGATTTGCGAAAACAGTTTGGCGGAAAAGTATTTAAAGTGCCTTTGGATGCCGGTTTTACCTGCCCCAATCGGGATGGTACAGTTGCTTTTGGCGGCTGTACGTTTTGCAGTGCACGAGGCTCCGGTGATTTTGCAGGATCCCGTCGGCGCAATCTTGTTCAGCAATTTGAAGATGTGCGCGGAACATTGCATAAAAAGTGGCCAAAAGCCAAGTATATCGCATACTTTCAAGCATTTAGCAATACGTACGCACCAGTCGAAGAATTGCGGGAGATGTATGAAGCGGTGTTGGCGCTGCCGGATGTAATCGGGATCTCGATTGCCACAAGACCGGATTGTCTGCCGGGAGATGTTCTCGACTTGTTGGCAGAGTTGCATACACGTACATTTCTCATAGTAGAATTGGGATTGCAAACCGTTCATGAGCAAACGTCCAAACGTATCAACCGGGCACATGATACACCGACGTTTTTGGCTGGTTTATTCGAATTAAAGAAACGCGGAATCCAGACTTGCACGCACATGATCTATGGACTGCCCGGCGAGACGGATGAAATGATGATGCAGACGGCAGAAATTGTTGCTATGCTTCCGACAGAAGGCGTAAAGCTGCATTTGTTGCACGTGTTGCATGGAACCCCATTGGCAAACGAATATATAGAGGGAAAATTCGAACTTTTGACAAAAGAACGGTACATTCAGTTAATTTGTGATACGTTGGAAATTTTGCCGCCTGCGATGGCGATTCATCGATTGACAGGAGATGGACCGCCAGAGACGTTGTTAGGACCATTCTGGAGCCGTAAAAAATGGGAAGTGTTGAATGGGATTGACGAAGAATTAAAGCGCAGGGACTCTTGGCAAGGAAAATTTTATAATGGAATTTGCCGCGATCACCCAAAAGATTGGGGAGATGTTGATTTTCATGCCGTTCAAGCGAGTATCGGTGGCGGCCTTAGGGCCAAATATCCGGTATTTGTTCCGCATGGCGTCGCACATCGTTTTCAGAATGCGATGAAAGGTGATTTGACATGA
- a CDS encoding trypsin-like peptidase domain-containing protein has product MKTNRSKQSQGNQATKTPAGRKRKPIFGGFATSFADIVDRYKEAVVNIEVMQKSERTFAGNRPSSPWELFFSTPRQEQQARPQAMNIGTGFVFHEDGYILTNEHVIHGSEDVKLRLYDVKKTVSAKVVATNYDLDLAILKAKIPKRTVILPLGHSKDIRVGEWVLAIGNPMGTICHTMFVADSTFIWRNHQVAVA; this is encoded by the coding sequence GTGAAAACCAATCGTTCAAAACAATCCCAAGGGAACCAAGCAACAAAAACGCCTGCTGGAAGAAAAAGAAAGCCAATCTTTGGAGGATTTGCAACGAGTTTCGCCGACATTGTCGATCGGTACAAAGAAGCGGTTGTCAATATAGAAGTCATGCAAAAATCGGAACGTACGTTTGCTGGCAATCGTCCCTCAAGTCCGTGGGAGCTATTTTTTTCCACGCCCAGACAAGAGCAGCAAGCACGTCCTCAAGCCATGAATATTGGCACAGGCTTTGTCTTTCACGAGGATGGATATATTCTGACGAATGAACATGTGATACATGGCTCGGAAGATGTCAAGCTGCGATTGTACGATGTGAAAAAAACGGTATCTGCAAAAGTGGTAGCGACCAATTATGATCTTGATTTGGCGATTCTAAAAGCAAAAATTCCAAAGCGAACCGTGATTTTGCCGCTTGGCCATTCGAAAGACATACGAGTCGGAGAATGGGTATTGGCAATTGGGAATCCAATGGGAACAATTTGTCACACAATGTTTGTTGCAGATTCTACCTTTATTTGGAGAAACCATCAAGTTGCAGTAGCATGA
- a CDS encoding DUF1450 domain-containing protein — translation MSVISIKMCKKNMEKFSQPVYDLLQKEYPNQPIEVEDCVGQEFCGICSDVPFLLRNNAIIHGRDARDLYYKVLKGMEYLKPEQEQS, via the coding sequence GTGTCAGTCATTTCAATAAAAATGTGCAAGAAAAATATGGAGAAATTTTCCCAGCCTGTTTATGATTTATTACAAAAAGAGTATCCGAATCAACCGATTGAAGTGGAAGATTGTGTAGGGCAGGAATTCTGCGGCATATGTTCCGATGTGCCGTTTTTGTTGCGGAATAATGCGATTATCCACGGTCGGGATGCCAGGGATTTGTATTATAAAGTACTAAAAGGTATGGAATACTTGAAACCCGAACAGGAGCAATCGTAA
- a CDS encoding DUF1450 domain-containing protein has protein sequence MEVCDINPICLLDIEALEQEYPGVSVLKTSCLSNCSICAETPFAYVNGEMLTADSPELLLAQIRKQIEEELVQ, from the coding sequence GTGGAAGTTTGTGACATCAATCCAATATGCCTGCTGGATATCGAGGCTCTTGAACAAGAATATCCGGGAGTTTCCGTTCTGAAAACATCCTGTTTAAGCAATTGTTCCATTTGTGCGGAAACACCTTTTGCGTATGTAAATGGTGAAATGCTGACGGCCGATTCGCCTGAACTCCTCCTTGCACAGATACGCAAACAGATTGAAGAGGAACTCGTGCAATAG
- a CDS encoding DUF2797 domain-containing protein yields MQKIGFLKAMMHLPETPVQYSLLLDDQIIPMNEWIGHHVQFVFHGQRSCIACGRNVKKLYNSGYCYPCFTSLAECDLCIVKPHECHFDQGTCRDESFAMSHCMVPHYVYLAFSNHVKVGLTRKSRYMARWMDQGAIQAIPIAELPTRKMAGELEVSISQHIPDKTDWRKMLKGDFADVDLLETLAHVKTIVPAEFQPYLLSEEQIYEFTYPLLEQIDKVKSLSFDKLESLEGRLIGIKGQYLLLDTGVLNIKKHAGYKVEIRFEKIQVEESSAS; encoded by the coding sequence ATGCAGAAGATAGGATTTTTAAAAGCAATGATGCACCTTCCGGAAACTCCGGTTCAATATTCTTTACTCTTGGATGATCAGATCATTCCCATGAATGAATGGATCGGACACCATGTCCAATTTGTTTTTCACGGTCAACGGTCTTGTATCGCATGTGGCAGAAATGTGAAAAAATTATACAATAGCGGCTATTGTTATCCATGTTTTACATCGTTGGCAGAATGTGACTTATGCATTGTAAAACCACATGAGTGTCATTTTGATCAAGGGACATGCAGAGACGAATCGTTTGCCATGAGCCATTGTATGGTTCCTCATTATGTATATCTGGCATTCAGCAACCATGTGAAGGTTGGCTTAACGCGTAAAAGCCGCTATATGGCGCGTTGGATGGATCAAGGCGCCATTCAAGCCATACCGATTGCCGAATTGCCGACACGCAAAATGGCCGGTGAATTGGAAGTATCGATCAGCCAACATATTCCTGATAAAACCGATTGGAGAAAAATGTTAAAAGGCGATTTTGCGGATGTGGACCTTCTGGAAACACTTGCGCATGTGAAAACAATTGTACCTGCAGAATTCCAGCCGTATTTGCTGTCGGAAGAGCAGATTTACGAGTTTACGTACCCGTTGTTGGAACAAATTGATAAGGTGAAATCATTAAGCTTTGATAAGCTGGAGAGCCTGGAAGGAAGGCTGATCGGCATTAAGGGACAGTACCTGCTGCTTGATACGGGTGTACTTAATATTAAAAAACATGCGGGATATAAAGTAGAAATTCGATTTGAAAAAATCCAAGTCGAAGAATCTTCCGCTTCGTAG
- a CDS encoding PrsW family glutamic-type intramembrane protease — protein sequence MSILIYSAIAPAIVLMIWIYTRDKLHPEPKHQVLRLFVLGAVIVFPAGLIERWLLITHFIHGNDGLYTILLTAFFVAGMVEEFLKAGIFHRGVFLHKEFDEPIDGIVYAVAIALGFAMVENLMYVTSYGLSTAFLRSVTAVPAHMFFGISMGYHFTRVKQGKSPMYTAYLVPALYHGIYDSFAMIDGFWGNLALTGYLTYLILLSAARVRQLQREVLV from the coding sequence TTGAGTATTCTGATATATAGTGCGATTGCACCGGCAATTGTTTTAATGATATGGATCTATACGCGGGACAAACTTCATCCGGAACCAAAACACCAGGTTTTGCGTTTATTTGTGTTGGGTGCAGTCATTGTGTTTCCCGCAGGTCTGATTGAACGTTGGCTTTTGATTACGCATTTCATCCACGGAAATGATGGCCTCTATACCATTCTGCTAACCGCATTTTTTGTCGCCGGCATGGTCGAAGAGTTTTTAAAAGCAGGTATTTTTCACAGAGGTGTTTTCTTGCATAAAGAATTTGACGAGCCCATTGACGGAATTGTATACGCAGTCGCCATCGCCCTGGGCTTTGCGATGGTAGAGAATCTCATGTATGTGACAAGTTACGGTTTATCGACAGCTTTTTTGCGATCTGTCACGGCCGTCCCGGCACACATGTTTTTTGGAATTTCAATGGGATACCACTTTACCCGTGTAAAACAAGGAAAAAGTCCCATGTATACCGCTTACCTTGTCCCTGCTTTATATCATGGCATATATGATTCATTTGCAATGATCGATGGATTCTGGGGCAATCTTGCATTAACCGGATATCTGACATATCTGATTCTGTTAAGCGCCGCCCGCGTACGTCAATTACAGCGGGAAGTGCTGGTTTAG